In Eleginops maclovinus isolate JMC-PN-2008 ecotype Puerto Natales chromosome 10, JC_Emac_rtc_rv5, whole genome shotgun sequence, the following proteins share a genomic window:
- the LOC134870419 gene encoding uncharacterized protein LOC134870419, with the protein MAKTFSIRRLEIVSESPTAEIFRERWPALFCEDGIKEEFRRISTMSLEQSFMYKLDNYTPKLITLMKAKGGVLGTTLRPFLYRLSQNQSIEEKRDTVIRSLIVYLGEKGEDLFEDCQEDCRSDAMQHVLKILVVHGAEDPAVSIIVEGKEMIEGCGCTAKACALLMGLIYALNLAYPPALRYTFEVFQKLFLDLDGIKLSPKIQALKSKLLA; encoded by the exons ATGGCCAAAACATTCTCGATTCGAAGGCTTGAGATTGTGAGTGAAAGTCCAACTGCTGAGATCTTCAGAGAGAGATGGCCTGCATTGTTTTGTGAAGATGGG ATCAAGGAAGAATTCAGGAGGATATCTACAATGTCCCTGGAGCAGAGCTTCATGTACAAACTTGACAACTACACACCGAAACTTATTACCCTGATGAAGGCAAAGGGAGGTGTTTTGGGGACCACGCTGAGACCGTTTTTGTACAGACTAAGTCAG AACCAAAGCATTGAGGAGAAACGTGACACTGTTATCCGCAGCCTCATTGTGTACCTGGGTGAGAAAGGGGAGGACCTTTTTGAAGATTGCCAG GAGGACTGCCGCAGTGATGCCATGCAACATGTCCTCAAAATCCTGGTGGTTCATGGTGCAGAGGATCCAGCTGTGTCCATCATTGTTGAAGGAAAGGAGATGATCGAAGGATGTGGATGCACCGCTAAAGCATGCGCATTGCTTATGGGACTCATTTATGCCCTCAACCTTGCATATCCACCAGCTCTTCGATACACTTTTGAAGTTTTCCAAAAACTTTTCTTGGATTTGGATGGCATTAAGCTGTCCCCaaaaatacaagctttaaaGTCCAAATTGCTGGCTTAA